The Erinaceus europaeus chromosome 17, mEriEur2.1, whole genome shotgun sequence nucleotide sequence acctagacctcCAGGTCAAAAACCCACTCCAGCATCTGGAAATATTGCACCCGTAATATTGCCTACCACCATGGAATCTAATAAgactgtctttacaaaaacaagaaccaaaaggtaacatGATGGTCTTTTGTGGGGGGTTAGGTGGGGATCACACTTTACTAACTGTAGTCTGAATCTTATCTTGATTCAGGGATATTAGATGTTTCCATGCATGCCTTCACATGGTGTCCCTGCATTTGTGCTCCATGGTGAGGACTGCAGAGATGTTCAGGGCTCACAGTCTATCAGGGGGAAGCTAGGTGTGCATGGTCATTAGCAGTGCCAAATACACTGGAGACCTCACTTACCTTGTTTAGTAACTTTGCTTTAGAATGTTGATTCCACaggaagagggtgtgtgtgtgtgtgtgtgtgtgtgtgtgtgtgtgtgtgtgtgtgtgtgtgtgtgtgttcactgcacctcccatgcctgagaaagtGCAGTCAGTAATGCTCAAAAGTCAAATGTAAAAAAGCATGCTATTATTGAAATCCAGGCTTATCAAACACATAGGTCGCTCACCTCTACAATGCAAAGCTCTGAAGagaaccactgagctatcttcatTTGGCTATATTTGCCTCTAATTTCACTATAGATGTGAAAttgtgttgttttttaatatttattcccttttgctgcccttgttgttttattgttggataggacatagagaaatggagagagaaggggaagacagagagaggggagagaaagatagacacctgcagttctgcttctctgcttgtgaagcaactcccttacaagtggggagccaggtttgatccttatgccagtccttgtgctttgtgtcctgtgcacttaacccactgtgctacagcctgactccctactgtTGTTTTCTTATAGTGTGCCACATCCACCCAATCcatcaaagaacaccaaaacagaacctaagacctctgagactacaacttgtaGGGATCATGAGAAAGCAGAACAGGTACCAGTCTCCTCAGACAAACAAATGATGGGGGTGGGTGCCACTGAACACAAACagggctgggagaacaagggTTCTGAGTGAACATAGACCTTGCAAATCAAGTGGAAttgtggccactcctgcaacccgaggactcagcctatcaaacccattgTGCACATCGCTGTTCATATGTCCTTTTATCAAACACACTCCTGGAGAAATCCAGTCTTGGAGAGCACAGGAAGAAGTGTGAAGAtaagaaagcaaaaggtaggaatagacccttggtgtcattgtaggaacTTTGTTAAGTGTGTATGCAACACAGGAAGGCCAACAATGCACTGTATTCTAATGCCGAGTTGAAAAAAGAAGAACAGGATGACCAAATTCTACATCAATATCAGATAATGAAAGACAAGGACACTGCACTCAAAGACCAGGTAGTAGAATGCTTggattgagaggtggtgcagtgggggcagcaaACAAGACAAGGCCACTGCAGATGTCCTGTGCACgtctgcctggcagtgtgccaaatcaggcATTTCATTTGAGAATGAAGTTTGGGTCATGGCCAGGTTTTCAGGAGCAGACTAAAGTCTTGTTTGGTGCACTACATTTTGGGGCTGaagctactttctgatctcctcacagcttatataaatgcattggggaggggtttggaggattaatggagggtttactctactctgttgcatgagtgcGGGTAAGAACATAGACAGCCATCCATTTTCAGGTGCCATTCTGCTTGACTTGCTAGAGCCACCAGGCCTTgggtttgaaaaagaaagttcttgaCTGGGAGACATTTTCTCAGGGAGcaaaacaaacatagaaaagcccaatcagtttgGACTCATTTGAAACACAGTCTTTGTAGAGAGAAAGTTAGTAGCCTTCACAAACAGAATGACATTTCcagtgtgtgtttattttctttttccttgcaaagttgagactaaaatcagaaaaagaagaacgcATGAAGAATGCTGCTTATAACCTTGGTGTCGCAGATGCTATAAAATCACAGAGGAATCCGAAATGCCACTTTTCTGTAAGAGTTGTTTCTACCTCTctcttgcatataaccctgtctgggaatgtttgaacccaccATCTGGAGGGCAGATTGAAGGGATTCCTGTGGGCTTTACAAGAGTGATACTTCCTTTCTGGGTGGGAGCTCattccatagaatcttgggcccctCCCGACACCCTCAGAACTAAGGTCTCCACCTCAGTAAAACCCTCAGGTGAGCTGTAGGTGCAGAAGTTTCAAAAAACTTCATTTCAGATGGTAgtgaacatgcttcaccaccattttcatgtttttagtaTCTTGGCTTCTATTTTTATCTGCCTAAATCATCCTCTTTTCAAACCATTTTCTAGTTAACCTGACAACTCTTGGCCTTGATAGATAGTCCATTGTATTGACTTTGTTCACCATGCAGGGctttgggacacacacacacacacaaacacacacagacacaccatggagaagaaaaaaagacttttgttgttaaaattcggagtctctagctggccgggctagcttcacgagcgggtaacagagatgaccagagacatacggctgggcagagaagctgtatttatttaggatcaacgatttataaactaagacaaactaatcaccaaacagaactctgctgcctctttcccgtggtggcgccaagaactctctctaactctgccactctggaactctgttggggttcctaggggcggggccaagcaggccctcgaaactaactggactgatgcaattctctcggcgggggagagctagaacaaaccaatgtaaagcatacaacagacctGTGACCTCTGGTCAGTTCTGCTCAGAGTTACCTTGGAGCAGGTGAGTTCAACATGTAGCTGCTTTATTGGCACTTtgaaaaatgacttttctttcttttagatagatggagaaagcaaccacagcactgaggctccttcagtgtggtagcgcagggctgaaacccaggtctcaCCAACGACAAAGCAGTCACTGTATAAgccagctattttgctagcccatcAGTTGCTTTCTTGCTCGTCTCAAAGAAATGAACTGCTCCTCTTTCATCCTAGAATCCATATTACTTTGCGAACCGACCAGCAAGTGCTGCTATtgtcactgaaaagaaaaatgagtatactaagaaccttctcaaacaaatagatgccaatagtaaactggccaagaaaaagaaagaaaatcagaaagtcTTGGAGCAACTAGAACGGCTTCAACTCAAACAAGAGTGAGTTTTGATGGACTTGCAGGGGGACTCCAGTAGGGAAAGGTAGGGCAGCACAACTAGTGCTGCAGCACATCTCAGCCAGCCAACCAGGATCCCCACAGCCCATCATCGCCACCATGCTTAGTGTCAGGACAGCCTTGGAGGCCAGGTACAGTTGTCAGTTGGGACCATGGCCTTTGGCTTTGTGGTCAGTggtgttagtagaggaagaaggggccagtctgATGGAGGGACCCTTCCTAGTGTAGGTTTCTCATCAGTCTGTTGGGAGCCCAGCACCCAGGGTCAGGAGTGTGGGGGCCCAGGCTagaagcaggggccaggccatCATGGAAAGTCTTCCACATACTCATACCTGCCATTCTCCTGTAGCTCAGCCTGGGATGAACATTTCTCTCAATTCCCAGTCCTGAGGAAAGAGAGTGTTTGGTTGCACTTGGCCTGAGGCTGAGCATTTGAGTCAGGGAGGAGGTCAGGAGAGCAGTGAAGGGAACTGCTGTGGGGAAGATTCCCCCAAATGAGGTAATTCCTGCCTCCATAAAGctagtctccttctctctctctctctctctctctctctctctctctctctctctctctcccttgctccctcctttcctccctccctccattcctttcttatttgccactatggttatttGGGGCCTGTTGCCCTGATGCTTCACTATTTCTGACAGTCCTTTCTCCCATCTAAGTACTAACCAGGTCCAACCCTGCTTagattctgagatcagatgacatcgggtgtgttcagggtggtatggccatagacatgacagtcctttctttgatagactgtgagagctagagagaagacagtgagaaagaaagagagacagaaatagagagagagagagagaaaaaaggagagatacctgcagcactgttccactgcttgtgatgtgtctcccttgcaagtgaggacctTGAGctcaggtctttgcatatggcagcatgtgtgctctcctAGATGAGACACCACCAGGCTCCAAGAACTGTCTCTATCAGGTGcaatggaagcttccagaaggAAGTACCAGCTTTTATTTTCTTGGAACTTATTCCCACTATTACTTGTTAGGTGTGTTTTGATGATGTTGGTCTCCATTAGAATAAACCGTGgcctcacctcctcctcttccaattatcaggattgatgaacaaaaagctgaactgaagaaacatcaatttgaggagagagaaatgtataAGAAAGCACTGGAATACCAGGTAAGTGGATGGGTTGCTATTTTGAGAACTGTACACTGCTTCCTAGCACTCTGACGTAGGCTGTGGAGGGTAGAATACTGAGCCTCCACCCATCTACCAGGTTTCCTCATGAGGGTTTGGGTGCTCTGGCTCCTTCCTATAAACAGTGGGTCTGTCAGTGTACCCCAGTGCTGCAGCCTTCAcactggctctctctgttccagctgaaacacagGCCTTCCAGACTGTCCATCTACGAGCCCATGGGCACCTTCACCAACTTTGGGCAGAATGAAAAGACCCTGGAGGCCGAGAAGCGGCAGAGAAATATTGAATATATGAAGCAGCAGGTGGAAGCCGCTCTAGGTCACAGAAGACAGCGTGTCCTCAACCAAATAAAAAAATCtgcagcaagaaaaagaaatgcttcagaaaaaccaagaaaagtacggggcctggcccttccttcctcaccataaccctctcctcctttctctccctctcctcccccaccccttgacaCCGACCTTAGTAGAAACATGTGTGGACACGTGGAGAGTCATGACTGACCCTAGCtcgccccagcctgcttctcatcTCTACTCCCCAGTCAACTTCTGAGGCTGTTGCATGTCACAAACCACCTTATGGGATGAGTATAAATACAATATGagtataaatacaatagtttgcacatgcatagcatttctcagttttccacataacaatgcaaaccGCACTAGatgctctgtcatcatttttggacatgGACACTGCCCCCCctctgcaccccagagtcttttactttggtgcaatacagcaactgcaGTtatggttctacttgtgctttctcttctgatactgtttttcaacttctgcctgggagtgagatcttcccatattcatcctgtgtctgacttatttaatttaacctgatttcttcacactccatccaagatgggctgaaaatggcgaagtcaccatttttttaattatcactgaatagtattccattgtgtatatagaccacaacttgctcagccactcatctgttggacacctgggttgcttccaggttctggctattacaaattgtgctgcttacgaacatatgtgtacacagatccttttggatgtgtgtgttgggttccttaggatatatccccagtggaggaattgcaggatcatagggtaggtccatgggATGAGTTTTTGATTAATTATAGGAAACAAACATCTTTTGACAGAAAGAGGGTTTTCATTGACAGAAAGAGGGTTTTGGCTTAAAGCAAGCAGTCTTGGACCCTTCAGCTAGGGTTCCCTGTATCTGCTCATGTTACTgactcttattctttctttttttttttaatttttatttattttgggtagagattgggagaaaaacagagagaaacctgttgcACTTCCTAATTGAagttggggacctgaggcttgaacccaggtccttgcacactgcaatgtgtgccttcaagtaggtgcaccactacctggcctccacctttacctcttattccaaagagtgagagcaaaaccagatttcccactgaatccaacGGAGAGAGGACTAGGCGGGAGATGGTGGGagtggatggagtcagactcttgccttccctccaggcatttagcagaaagatgtgcagaagaggatcgaaggaacaccatcaatcaacgcctgagaaaagaatgggataaacatgttgtgctgaagcatcagcgagatgaagatgccaaggcctttgacaagtaattgccttctggggttgcaagttgcctcttctccccatttcctccactctgatctgtgggtctatagagcttcatgcaaatgagtggggattgccaagagaactccatggaggacagaagtctgggtttagtgtggggaCAGGTGTGCTGCCTGCCAAATGTCTACCAACAGTGTTTTGGTCTGCCTCTACTCAAGGGAGCTTCGTTTTTCTTTTGTGGAGGGTGCACggcatttctctttggaaataacaagtttGAAGCAGGGAGAGTGAGTTTCCATCCTTGGCTTATGGAATGTTCTGTTCTAAGAGCAGAGCTGAGgaatcatgggtaaatgggcagtcacgggagtcgggctgtagcgcaatgggttaagcgcaggtggcgcaaagcacaaggactggcataaggatcccggttcgaaccccggctccccacctgcaggggagtcgcttcacaggcggtgaagcaggtctgcaggtgtctatctttctctcctcctctctgtcttcccctcctctctccatttctctctgtcctatccaacaacgacaacaacaataataactacaacaataaaacaacaagggcaacaaaagggaataaataaaataaatattaaaaatttttttaaaaaaatttaagattaaaaaaaaaagtaaaaaaaatgggcagtcagttaggaatggagtcatgAGTAATGGATGCTATacaaagtgagacacccagcagggaACAGGCCCAGACCATCCTCCCAGAGAGTGCCTGTCCTGTCTTttcagccctctctctctactcaccaccaggagcagagcctctagCCCCGGTCCATGGAGGTTGACAGTTAGCCTGAGAAAGGCTGatgatcttttgttttattttcatttgtcaatggggaaagttaacatgtgcctgactgagaaggtgaaaaacttgccaaaacagatggaacctatcccttcagatgttatcaaagcctcaatatgacaaacttttttttttcatgaacctTAGGTCAGACTTATAGTGGAACTGGGAATTAAActgaaacttaaaaggaaatgaaagtcacttgcagaaccactgtgctatattGGTAGCCCCATCAGTACACCCTTAACCCACAGCACCCTGGCTGTGGTGTGCTGTCCTCACCCTCACTCTACTCCCCGCCCCCGTCTACCAATCCCCCTCCAAATCCACACCTCTCCATTATTGCACCCCTCCCCTCCAAGTTCACCAAAACACAGCAGTCCATCCAGCTCACCCCTACTGGACTCCCCACTATCAAAGCACCCAACCATtactccaccctccctccaccctcattTTCTGTCCCTTCTAAGCCCTAAAGGTACCCACTGCCAGATGGCTGGGGAAAGCTACCTGGCCTCCAtttggctttggtgtattgcccccccccctaatcagtgcaaccaaaGTTCACCTTTTTGGACCCCCCTCTCTAAGTCCAGCCTCCTCCCTTCACCTTCCCTGTCCCTTCTCATCCACTGTACCTGCTGCCAGGGAGGAGACACCCAGCCTCACCCTGAGTGATGTTtcagcctcctcctcccaccagtcctctcccctgcctcattagacccccttcccctcccattaGTCCACCCTCCCTCTAACCCCCACTTGTGCATCCCCCTCCTCTAACcacacccctcctcccctccatccAACTCTCCTCCCATTATCccaccctctgcccaccccaccccccagtccaccCACAACCCCACAGCACCTGCTACCAGGACAGCTGAGGACAAGGCAACCAGCCTAACactggctgtgctgtgctgattttgaccccggcccccaccactgcacccctccccccactcaaaACCCCTCCACCCTCCTGTGCTCcttccaccaccccatctcccttcTACCTCTAGGACCACAATACCTGCTTCCAGAGCAGCTGGGAGGCACCCAGCTTCCCTGGCAGCCAGGGCCATGGGGTTGAAGGTGGATAGGAGATGGGGTGGCGGTGAAAGGAGGGTAGTTGGGGTGAAGGGGTGTTGAGTGTGGAGGAGGGGtggagtggtgggggggtgggcctTGAGGACCAGGACTGAACATCACAGCCAGTTAGGCTGGGTGCCTCTTCCTCAGCTGTCCTGGTAGCAGGGCCTGGGGGTTAGGGgtggaatggggggtgggggggttgaggGAGAATTCACCCCACTCAACAACTCCTTACCCCAACCCCCTACTCCCACCACTCAACCTGCCCCTACCCCTTTCATCACCCCAACCAAACCACAAACCTTAAACACTCCCAGTGCACCCTCAGTGCAGCTGGGGAGAAGGCACCCAGAGTCAGACTGGATGTGGTGAACTCTCCTCACACCCTTCACCCACCAGTCCTCCCCTCTCCTGGCCTAGATCCCCTCGGATTAGTCCAGAACCACAGACCACCCCCAGTCCACTATCAACCTCACAGTCAGGATACCAGGAAAGCTGGTGAGAGTGCTCCAGCCTAACTCTGGATTATGCATCTGTcctcaccccacaccccacaccagaCCACTCTCATCCCTCCCACTCAACTCCCCTATCTCCCAGTCTAAACCCCTTGCCCAACCCTCCCCATTCCTTTATTCtagcccatccccatcccacccctcccccactcaaaTCCCACACCTCCCCACTCTACTCCtcccttaacccaccccctccccattatccctccctccccacttcaaccctctcccattccattccctcccccaccttacccctcccccaacccacccctccccacttcaccccctcccccattccaCTCATTCTCCCTCACTCTACCCCTCCCCAACCCACTCCCTTTCCAATTccacctctctccccccactccaaccCTCCCCATTCCATCTCACTCCATCAACCTCCTTTCCCCCACTCCACACCCTCCCCTTAGTCCACGCCAACCCCTCTGGCCCCTTAGTGCAGCCTCCTATCCTCCAAGCTCACCCTAGACCCTTTATCACTGAATTCcagggcaggtggggagggtgACCCCAGCCTTACCCggagctgtgcagtgctgtctTCATTCTCATGCCCTTGGCACCCAGTCCATGCTCCCCACAGCATCTGC carries:
- the LOC132533707 gene encoding coiled-coil domain-containing protein 81-like is translated as MKNAAYNLGVADAIKSQRNPKCHFSNPYYFANRPASAAIVTEKKNEYTKNLLKQIDANSKLAKKKKENQKVLEQLERLQLKQE